ACTGGAACCATACTAATACCATCGATGCCTTGTGGCATAGGTGCACCTGTCAATTCACATACGGTTGGATACACGTCGTGGATATACATAAGGGCATCGGAACTACCCTTGGGAATTCCGGGACCGGCAAACATCATCGGCACCTTCATCACATCATCGTAGAGACTTTGTTTGCCCATCAGTCCATGACTGCCGATGGCTAAGCCCTGATCGGATGAGAAGATGATGATGGTATCTTTCGTCAAATTCATTTGATCTAACTTGTCCAGTAGGCGTCCAATATCGACATCCATGCTAGTAATGATTGCGAAGTAGTCTTCTATATGGCCGCGAATGGCCTCTTCGGTGCGTGGCCACGCTTCAATCATTTCATCGCGCGCTAGCATCGTGCTCTTGCCGATATCCCAGGGATGACTGGGCAGATAGTTTTCCGGCAGCGGTATTTTCTCGCGATCATACATATCGTGAAATTCCTGTGCCGACAAGCGCGGGTCGTGCGGGCCGGGGATTCCCAGATACATAAAGAAGGGCTTGCTGGTATCCCGATCTTTTTCGAGATATTGAATCGCGTCGTTGATTATCGAGCGTGCCGCGTAGCCGGTCCTCTGCTCTTGGACCATGTTGATATCACCATAGTAGTCGAATTGTGTCCGAATGTGGGGGAGGTTGGCGGAGCCGCTTTTTTCGCGATTATAGGTTTCGTAGCCAGCGGCTTTCATCGACTTCGGAAAGGTGTATCCTTTGCCATTGTCGCGTGGGTTATTTCCACTGGTATTGCCGCCGTTGAAATGAAAGAAGGTATTCCCCGTCATATTCATATTCCTGGCCGGGATGCACACCGCCGCTGTATTGCCCCCGAAGCAATAGGCGTTGCTAAAGATAAAGCTACGCGCCGCCAATCGATCCAGGTTGGGGGTGATGATATCCTCCTGTCCCAAGGCTTTGATGGTGTTATAGCGCTGGTCGTCCATGAAGATGTAAACCACGTTCGCTTGATCTGCGGTAGGATTTAATTCAGCAGTTGCGCCCGTGTGTCCCCAGCAATGTGCGACTGCGCCCAACACGAGCATTATGAGTTTTCTGATATTGGGCATGGTTTTTACCTAATTGTCTAATTGAAGTTGCTAGTCAGCTTTCTTGAAGTGCAGGTCAACGGAGAGCTTGTTTTCCGGGCGACCTTGAACTGTAATGCGAATGTTGTAATCGATACCAAAAGCGGGCTCTGGGCACTCTACGGTGTAAATGTTGTTGCTTGGGTTGCGTGATGCCCAACCGGAATGTTTATCTGTTGAAATCACCTTGCCCGCTTCAAGTAGTTCGACTTGGAGTAGCTTTAGGTTGGATGGGCCTTGCTTGTGTTTGAAGGTGACAAAGTAGTTGCCTTCACCTTCAAGATACTCAGTTACGGGGAAGGAGAGTTGGGTGCTTTTCTGGTCAACATTAATATTTTCGCTGTTGCAGCTGCCGATGATTTCCCCGGGATTTTGTTTGAGCTTGGCGAGTTGATGTTGATCCTGAGTGAGTTCGCGAATGGCTTTCTCATATTTGATGTAAAAGCGCTTGGCGAGCTCGACTTCATCGCCGCTTGTCGCAGGCGAATCGACCTTTCCAGGTAGGGTGGCCCAATCCATTTCCCAATCGGCTAGCTCATCAAAAAAGTCATTTGCCCGCAATGCGGCGCGGCCATGCACTTGTTTGATTTTGCTTTCATCGTAAGGCGTGCCATCGACAATATGTTGGCGCAGCATTGAGTTATGCTTTTGCCAGCGCACCAAGTAATAGTCTTTGATCAAGCCAGACCATTCGCGCCAGCCGTAGTCAAAGATACGTGGTCCTCGGCTATCCAAGGGCCCCCAGAGAGTGACGAGTGTGCGCGCATTCTTTTCGTAAAGATCACTCTCTGCTTCAGTGGTGCCAAAGGAACGGGCATCACTGATCCACTTGTTAAGTGAATACTCTTCGCGTGGACGGATGAGTGTGTCGATATCCAGCAGCAGTGTTTCGAATTCTTTGGTCGCTTGATCGAATGCCTCTAGGTCACGTTTTTCCCATGCTGCTTTAACTTTAGGGTGTAGGTTTTGCGCATGGTTACTCAATACTTGGCGACCGATGTCGACGATGTCGAAGCGGTATCCGTCTGAGTCTTTGAGCTTGTCAGCATCTTTAAGTAGTAAAAACCAGGCGTTGAGCAAATCGATCTGAGAGTAGGGAATCTTAAATCCAGCATTGGGGCCGGATTTTTTGACATCTATTTCAGGGCGAGCAGCGACCATGGATGAGAGTTCAGTGCCGTCGGTATTTTCACCGTAGGGACCTTTGGCGATCAGATCCCAAGCTTTATTTGCATTCTCAGAAGGCGCACCGTAGCGACGATGCGCATAGTGGTGCAGCCATTGAGTTAAATCAACCGGGCCATCTTTCCAAATCAGATCAAAAGCCAGCTCATAATAAACAGGGTTGTTGTCGATGCCTTCCATGAACAAGCCCATGCCGACATAGTTGGGCATGTCGTTTTTCCATTGCATATATGGATTTGAGGCCAGCAGCGCCAGGTCGCCATGCAGGTTAATGCGACCGCCGAAGTTGTTCAATGGGCCCGCCACAAATTCAATGTCCCAGAAGTCATCATTTCTATCATGGCGCTTCCCACCCAGATCCAAAATGAAAATGTCCTCTTTAGGGATCGCGGTCGCAATGGGTTTGCGGATCGTCCAGGATTGCATGGCAATTTTACCCTCCGGATCGTGTGCTTTAATGAGTGTGTGAATTTTCTTACCGACCTTAGCGAGATAGTCATCCCCTTCAACCGGGGGGGAGCCTTCATGGAATGGGTCGCAGCCATAGAGATGAGAAGTACCAAACATCTCCTCCTGCTTCGCTAGGAAGGTGCGGCCCATTTTATCAAATAGCGGGTCCAGTGGGTCAAGTTGCGCAGCACCTTCAAACCAGACCCAATTATGTTTGTAGCTGATCTGGTTATCCGGAAATTTCTCTTTCAGTAGGCGTGGCACATGGCCCGTAAATCCTTGCTGGATGGGGGTCATCCCTAACTCAATTTGACGATCAATAATTTGCTTACCCAGCACTTTGCTCTGATCGATCCAGGATTTTGGAAGGGGGCCGCCATGAGCTTCGATATTAGTCATCCATTGCCAGGCAAAGAATGCGGGGCCGACGAGGAATTCGCGTGCTTCCAAATCGGTGAAGCCGTATTCCAGCAATGTTTCATACCAAACCGCTTCAAGGCCAATGACGGAAAGCGGGTGGTTGATTCCCTGCATTGCCATGAAGTCGATTTCACGTTCCCATCGATTCTCCCAGTTCCACCAAGCACCGGTGTAGGACAGGGTGCAGTAGTTGAAGTAAGTGCGGCGCTTCAGTGGAGTGGTGACCGTGACTGACTCGCCGACTTTGGGGAGTGGCGTCGGGATATCCATTTGATCGCCACACCATGAAAGATGGCAAAAGGCACGATTCTTGAGATACCAGTTAAAGCCAGAAGCTACAGATACTCCATTGTTGCCACGTATGAGTATTTTGCCGTCAGCAGTGTCGGACACTGAGAAGGTATCCAAGCCTTCTTTCTTAGGTAGCG
The nucleotide sequence above comes from Coraliomargarita algicola. Encoded proteins:
- a CDS encoding sulfatase-like hydrolase/transferase, with the translated sequence MPNIRKLIMLVLGAVAHCWGHTGATAELNPTADQANVVYIFMDDQRYNTIKALGQEDIITPNLDRLAARSFIFSNAYCFGGNTAAVCIPARNMNMTGNTFFHFNGGNTSGNNPRDNGKGYTFPKSMKAAGYETYNREKSGSANLPHIRTQFDYYGDINMVQEQRTGYAARSIINDAIQYLEKDRDTSKPFFMYLGIPGPHDPRLSAQEFHDMYDREKIPLPENYLPSHPWDIGKSTMLARDEMIEAWPRTEEAIRGHIEDYFAIITSMDVDIGRLLDKLDQMNLTKDTIIIFSSDQGLAIGSHGLMGKQSLYDDVMKVPMMFAGPGIPKGSSDALMYIHDVYPTVCELTGAPMPQGIDGISMVPVIEGKVDTLREQLMFAYQRNQRAIRDERWKLIQFTEINKTLLFDLKKDPWETNNLADEPEYKEVVERMLHELKSEQAYYGDDQLLFAENPRDSYFKLPTQEDIRNLRKAKRERRSKDDDNDG
- a CDS encoding alpha-N-acetylglucosaminidase, producing the protein MRTIHIKLLLLTLAVFTINVAQAANPADQAAHQLIQRIAPQHAAKFVVDTSLPKKEGLDTFSVSDTADGKILIRGNNGVSVASGFNWYLKNRAFCHLSWCGDQMDIPTPLPKVGESVTVTTPLKRRTYFNYCTLSYTGAWWNWENRWEREIDFMAMQGINHPLSVIGLEAVWYETLLEYGFTDLEAREFLVGPAFFAWQWMTNIEAHGGPLPKSWIDQSKVLGKQIIDRQIELGMTPIQQGFTGHVPRLLKEKFPDNQISYKHNWVWFEGAAQLDPLDPLFDKMGRTFLAKQEEMFGTSHLYGCDPFHEGSPPVEGDDYLAKVGKKIHTLIKAHDPEGKIAMQSWTIRKPIATAIPKEDIFILDLGGKRHDRNDDFWDIEFVAGPLNNFGGRINLHGDLALLASNPYMQWKNDMPNYVGMGLFMEGIDNNPVYYELAFDLIWKDGPVDLTQWLHHYAHRRYGAPSENANKAWDLIAKGPYGENTDGTELSSMVAARPEIDVKKSGPNAGFKIPYSQIDLLNAWFLLLKDADKLKDSDGYRFDIVDIGRQVLSNHAQNLHPKVKAAWEKRDLEAFDQATKEFETLLLDIDTLIRPREEYSLNKWISDARSFGTTEAESDLYEKNARTLVTLWGPLDSRGPRIFDYGWREWSGLIKDYYLVRWQKHNSMLRQHIVDGTPYDESKIKQVHGRAALRANDFFDELADWEMDWATLPGKVDSPATSGDEVELAKRFYIKYEKAIRELTQDQHQLAKLKQNPGEIIGSCNSENINVDQKSTQLSFPVTEYLEGEGNYFVTFKHKQGPSNLKLLQVELLEAGKVISTDKHSGWASRNPSNNIYTVECPEPAFGIDYNIRITVQGRPENKLSVDLHFKKAD